One region of Flavobacterium pisciphilum genomic DNA includes:
- a CDS encoding Gfo/Idh/MocA family protein — protein MEIVRWGIIGCGNVTEVKSGPAFQKTKNSALVAVMRRDAALAEEYAKRHNVPKWYSNAIDLINDPEVDAVYIATPPSSHKEYTLLCAKAGKPVYVEKPMAMNFEECNEMIQACKENNVPLFVAYYRRCLPRFLKIKELIDQGAIGTPRHVNCVLYHPFEARYDDEINLPWTVLPHISGGGIFVDLACHTLDFLDFVFGPIKSVRGHATSQLMAYPAEDSVSMSFLFENGIHGSGLWNFASYKREDKVEIVGDKGKISFSTFGNDPILFEDKDRNIESFPIENPIHIQQPLIETVVQELLGNPGCPSNGVSAARTNWVMDAVLKEFREAHKK, from the coding sequence ATGGAAATTGTTAGATGGGGAATTATTGGCTGTGGTAATGTAACCGAAGTAAAAAGCGGACCAGCATTTCAAAAAACTAAAAATTCAGCCTTAGTTGCTGTAATGCGTAGAGATGCAGCCTTGGCAGAGGAATATGCCAAGCGTCATAATGTTCCCAAATGGTATTCGAATGCTATCGATTTGATAAATGATCCAGAGGTAGATGCGGTTTATATTGCAACGCCACCATCATCGCATAAAGAATATACGCTTTTGTGTGCCAAAGCAGGAAAGCCAGTGTATGTCGAAAAACCAATGGCGATGAATTTTGAGGAATGCAACGAAATGATACAAGCGTGTAAAGAAAACAATGTGCCATTGTTTGTTGCTTATTATCGCAGGTGTTTGCCTCGTTTTTTAAAAATCAAGGAATTAATCGATCAAGGAGCTATTGGAACACCAAGGCATGTAAATTGTGTTTTATACCATCCTTTTGAAGCAAGATATGATGATGAAATTAATTTGCCATGGACTGTTTTGCCACATATTTCGGGTGGTGGAATATTCGTTGATTTAGCATGTCACACATTAGATTTCTTAGATTTTGTTTTCGGTCCGATTAAGTCGGTTCGAGGTCATGCCACATCGCAACTTATGGCATATCCAGCCGAAGATAGTGTTTCGATGTCATTTTTGTTCGAAAACGGAATTCATGGTTCTGGATTATGGAACTTTGCAAGTTATAAGCGTGAAGACAAAGTCGAAATCGTAGGCGATAAAGGCAAAATATCATTTTCAACTTTTGGTAATGATCCGATATTATTTGAAGATAAAGACAGAAATATAGAAAGCTTCCCAATAGAGAATCCGATACATATCCAGCAACCACTTATAGAAACTGTAGTGCAAGAATTATTAGGTAATCCGGGTTGTCCGTCTAATGGGGTTTCGGCAGCGAGAACCAATTGGGTTATGGATGCCGTTTTAAAAGAATTTAGAGAAGCACATAAAAAGTAG
- a CDS encoding AsmA family protein: MKHFLQSAHFKKYAKRIAFFVLGLIGLVLIASGALAYYFSNNKAEIVSKINDKINDNISGEIHIGDIQYKFLTGFPNLTLALKDVDLKDSLWAEHKRTFLVAKEIEVRLNVMSLLSDKIDFHKIEINDATLDLYNGPNGITNTDIFRKKPKKERKENAKTTLVDEIRMSNVHFISENKPRNKLFDFEVTALKAQIDYDGKNWETDVFVDTNVKSMAFNTEKGSFAKDKRIRGIIAVVYKLEQNKITANVDGLEIGGDKFNVKSSFDVNQANSNFLIDIRTRILWKDATNLLANNISSKLKFYDLKKPIGVTCVLDGDFNAEGDPKINVTAVVENNELHIPDGSISDCSFNGKFTNIFKEELGCEDANSAIIIKNFKGAYNKMSFAIPDAMIHNLDKPVATGTLNADFDVTNLNNIINNDLMHFSNGQAKVNFKFECDIIDLYFRKPKFIGSVRVADASLKYIPKGLNFEKTNIQLDFTEQALLIKKFAFKDRHNTVYVEGRVDNFLNLYYDAPEKMLIDWNIYSPSIDVKQFIGVITATQQKKHTAKKTANRESFSDQLHTVINKCQVVLQLKLDKLAYGKLTGSNAKATIKLTNSNVTVQDGFLKTSGGTVAFSGVLSPIGNKYRLQSNAQVNNVNITSFLTSFNNFDITSFEAKDIKGNLTTKANIAGVMDSQGNLVPKSATGNVSFKVNNGALVNFQPIVKIGKFAFPFRDVKNITFSDLSGNLALRGHDIDVLGLKVSSSVLNFDVEGVYSLGNNTNLAMTIPLRNSKNDAKLATKAERDAIRNRGIVLHLLAVDEGGKIKIKWGKKDK; encoded by the coding sequence ATGAAACATTTTCTTCAGTCAGCTCATTTTAAAAAGTATGCTAAACGCATTGCTTTCTTTGTTTTAGGGCTCATTGGTTTGGTATTAATTGCTTCAGGTGCATTGGCATATTACTTTAGCAATAACAAAGCCGAAATTGTTTCTAAAATAAACGATAAGATAAATGATAATATTAGTGGGGAAATACATATTGGAGATATTCAGTATAAGTTTCTTACGGGCTTTCCTAATCTAACCTTAGCCTTAAAAGATGTTGATTTAAAAGATAGTTTGTGGGCAGAGCATAAAAGAACATTTCTTGTAGCAAAAGAAATAGAAGTGCGATTGAATGTCATGAGTTTGTTATCTGACAAAATAGACTTTCATAAAATCGAAATAAATGATGCAACACTCGATTTGTACAACGGCCCAAACGGAATAACAAACACGGATATTTTTAGGAAAAAGCCAAAAAAAGAAAGAAAAGAGAATGCAAAAACCACCTTGGTTGATGAGATTAGGATGAGTAATGTGCATTTTATTTCCGAAAATAAACCACGAAATAAATTATTTGACTTTGAAGTAACGGCATTAAAAGCCCAAATCGATTACGATGGAAAGAATTGGGAAACCGATGTTTTTGTAGATACCAACGTAAAAAGTATGGCATTCAATACAGAAAAAGGAAGCTTTGCCAAAGACAAACGAATCAGAGGGATTATTGCAGTTGTATATAAGTTAGAGCAAAATAAAATTACGGCCAATGTTGATGGACTTGAAATAGGAGGAGATAAATTTAATGTTAAATCCAGTTTTGACGTAAATCAAGCGAATTCCAATTTCTTGATTGATATAAGAACAAGGATTCTATGGAAGGATGCAACCAATTTATTAGCCAACAATATTAGCTCAAAGTTAAAGTTTTATGATTTAAAAAAACCAATAGGAGTAACATGTGTTCTCGATGGTGATTTTAATGCCGAAGGTGACCCAAAGATTAATGTAACAGCCGTAGTAGAAAACAACGAATTGCATATCCCGGATGGATCTATTTCAGACTGTAGCTTCAACGGAAAGTTTACCAATATATTCAAAGAAGAACTGGGATGTGAAGACGCTAATTCGGCTATAATAATAAAGAATTTTAAAGGAGCATACAACAAAATGTCTTTTGCGATTCCAGATGCAATGATACATAATCTTGATAAGCCAGTTGCAACAGGAACGCTAAATGCTGATTTTGATGTGACCAACCTCAACAATATCATCAACAATGATTTAATGCATTTTTCAAACGGACAAGCCAAAGTCAATTTTAAGTTTGAATGTGATATCATCGATTTGTATTTTAGAAAACCCAAGTTTATAGGAAGCGTTCGAGTTGCAGATGCAAGTTTAAAATATATTCCAAAAGGGCTAAACTTTGAAAAAACAAACATACAGTTGGACTTTACAGAACAGGCACTTTTAATTAAAAAATTCGCGTTCAAAGACCGACACAATACAGTGTATGTAGAAGGTAGAGTCGATAATTTCTTGAATCTGTATTACGATGCTCCTGAAAAAATGTTGATTGATTGGAATATTTATAGTCCAAGTATCGATGTAAAACAATTTATAGGTGTGATTACAGCAACGCAACAGAAGAAACATACTGCTAAAAAAACAGCCAATCGAGAGAGCTTTTCAGATCAGTTGCATACAGTCATAAATAAATGTCAAGTGGTGTTGCAACTTAAATTAGATAAGTTAGCCTATGGAAAACTAACAGGCTCGAATGCTAAAGCTACAATTAAATTAACCAATTCAAATGTAACGGTTCAGGATGGATTTTTGAAAACATCAGGAGGAACGGTTGCTTTCTCGGGAGTGTTGAGTCCAATTGGGAATAAGTATAGACTTCAGTCAAATGCACAGGTTAATAATGTGAATATTACTAGTTTTCTAACTTCATTTAATAATTTCGATATTACCTCTTTTGAAGCAAAAGATATAAAAGGAAATTTAACAACCAAAGCAAATATAGCAGGGGTAATGGATTCTCAAGGGAATTTAGTGCCAAAATCAGCAACCGGAAATGTTAGTTTTAAAGTCAATAATGGTGCGTTGGTAAACTTTCAGCCAATTGTAAAAATAGGGAAGTTTGCATTTCCGTTTCGAGATGTGAAAAATATTACATTCAGTGATTTGTCAGGAAACCTAGCTTTAAGAGGACATGATATTGATGTCTTAGGTTTAAAGGTGAGTTCGAGTGTTTTAAATTTTGATGTCGAAGGAGTTTATTCTCTAGGTAATAATACCAATCTAGCGATGACAATACCACTCCGAAACTCTAAAAATGATGCCAAACTAGCCACCAAAGCCGAGCGCGATGCCATTCGCAACAGAGGAATCGTTTTGCATTTACTTGCCGTAGACGAAGGCGGGAAAATCAAAATTAAATGGGGGAAGAAAGATAAATAG